The Anguilla rostrata isolate EN2019 chromosome 2, ASM1855537v3, whole genome shotgun sequence genome contains the following window.
AATCAGGGAGGTTGAAACAAGCAGATAAATGCAAAGTACTATAATTTTAGCTGCTATAAATATAGCATTAAAATTAAACTTTCAGTGTTGAAGTTATATCTAGATTTCACTAGTACTATGTGTCTTGTAATCTAATGCACTCATCCAACTGAATGTTTCagattgaaattaaaattagcTTTAGCTAATTGCATTATGTCAGAGCATAGATGTATGTTAGCACACCATTACATTCACAGTCGCATTCTAGAAAAACAGCGTGAAAGACCAAAAATTATTAAGGGCAGCAATCAAGTGTAGTGAAATTCTGCTTTAGAGAGCAGCAATACTTACGGTCACCATGGCAGCGAAGAGGTCCGATGCTAAAATGAGCTTCTGACCCAGTCCGGTTAGTGTCCCCTACAGCGACCTGCAGAACAGGCAAGTGATCCTTGTAGTTCAGCCAGCCAGCATCTGAAGCCCTGTTAACCCAGTAAATGTGAGAATCAGACTGAAGCATATATCTGAGAATTCCAATGATCTTTTAAGTCTTCAATACTGAAAACGAAGATTGTACACACTTCAGACAAATCATCCTCCAGTTTATGAATCTTTTGTTTCACAGTGGATTATCGAGGTCCCCTCTCACCATAGTCTGTAGTCTGCATCACAGTTGCAGTAAAACCTGGAGTCAGTGCAGGTCCGGTTTATGGCACAGCCACACTTCTGGCTCTGCATGAAGGCCCCTCCCCAGTACATGTGACTCTCATTATTGCGACCAATCCAGTAACTGAACGGTCGTCCGTCTGGGGAAGAGGACACAGAAATGAGTCTGCAGTCTGTGCCGCTGCAGGTCCTCCACATCACTGAGTACATTAACCTTAACCTACAAAAGCAGCCAAATGTGTCCTCATTTAACTTATCAAACTTATATGAAAGGAGTTAGACATCTCTGGCTTATGCAAGACCAAACATTAAGCTGAAGACAAAAGACTGAACACACATGGACTTAACTTTCTCAGGAGAGGACTCTGCAGAGAAACAATCGTATCCTGATAATGGCACAGATAACATTGCAGACATAATGGCATCCCCATGGGCATACAACTAATGTGCTTTTATTACTAATGCAGCTGACATCAAATCTACTCACTGGGGGTGTTGAGGAGGCGGGACTTGTAACAGGAATACACAATCCACTGCTCACAGTATTCAGATGTGTTCGCCAGGGCTATGACCTCAGCCCAGGAAGCATTGTAGTATTCCACATCACCCAGGTAGGGCCGATCTATCGTAGAGCCTGTCACCTTGGTGTTCTCGATACGATTGTGCCTGACCACTGTCCAGGCTTTATAGGCTGGAAACAAACATAGCGAGGCTGTACATCACACCATGTAGGAGACATTCATGAATTTATGTTGTGGAGTAGAATGAAGATGGAGTAGAGGAAGTACTAGGGGGGAGCTCGATAGGCGGGGGGGCAACATGGCTTTTACACCACTTCGCACGCAGATATGGAACCGATAGTACGGCTGGTTTTGGTTTGTAATttttgagaagaaaataaatctcattTTCGTTTAACAGAGCCTGCAGTTTTGCTCAGAATGCACATGGATAACATACCCTCCAAGTCTAGCAGTGACCTAAGAAAACTCTGAAAACTATGAGGTTGCTACACACCATTATCAAGGCATCATTCTGGATCAATTCCAAATGATATCGATTCTGTGTTGTTCCACAAGTTGCGGGCTAGATAATTCATAGCATACATCTGCCTAATTGCCATCTTAAAATGCTTTGTCATCCTAAAATGCTTATCCATCGTTGTCTTAACATTGATTGCTGATCcttgctgtgtgtgagagagagagagaaagagaaagagatagacagagtgagagagagagagagtagtggAATGTGGTATGTCTAGCTTAAAAGCTGTAGGAGTTAGGTGCCAGAAGTCTGATATGGAATTAAATAGAGCAGAGTGAATAGCAGCTGGCTCGACCTTTGGAAAGTTAACTAATTAAGAGAATTGATAAGGAACATTCACCTTGGAGTCACAGGCAGAGCCTATGACATGAATTTCACCAAGATTGTGTTTGTTTCGATTTGTTTATGAATCTTAGCACTGAAATTACTGAATAACAGTTAGAAGGAATTTTGCACCTACctttcattttacagtaaaCATAAAATGGTTTCACTGGGCCGCTCAAGTCAGGGTCGATGGTGTAGTTGCCAGAAATGTACTTGCCGCTGAGTCGGTAGGCCTCACAAGATTCCTTGTAAACCGCTATCAGAAAGAAGTGCATTCAGAGGACTTTTcacaccccattaaaacatgtttaatgaCAATATGTCAAAATGGAGGTATGAAGATAGAAACTGTGAAGGAATCAAAGAAATTACCAGGGGTAATGTGGTTAGCACTGTATTACCATATTCCATGCAGCACCCAGCCCACACTATCCCCAACCCACACATACGTTCTTGCAAAGTGATACTCACACATATGACACACCTCTCCCTTGTAGCCAGTATtttcacacaagcacagaaagtCATCCCAGGACTGAATGCATCTACCTTCATGTTCACATGGGTTTGGGGTGCAcctgaggaccaaagaagttaCAAGGTTCTTCTATTGAAtctatgtttgtgtatgtgtgtgagaaagaaagagacaggaagGATGTGGGACTCACATAAACATCTCTGGGGTTTGGAAAACCTGAAATAGATCTAGGCCAAGGGTGTTCAAAGGTTCGGTGAAAACCAAGATTGGTTAATCACTTGAATCGGGTGTCGTAGTGCTGTGCTAAAGCAAAAAACTTGAACCCTCACAGGCCTTTATTTGGATAAAATTGAACACCCATGATCTAGGCCTATGATCTATATGTGTTTGTTATAGCTCCCTGAGAATTTCAGGCCATAAACTTTCAGTCCATCTAGAAACATGCagcaatatcaaaatatataGCATCAGGCATATAATTTTGGTCACTACAAATATAAGTGTTCCACAACCAGGACTTCGGCATCTACCTGTCAGTGATGCCACATGTGCCCAGCAGTAGTTCTGAGTAGCTTCCCCAGCGCCACTGCAATATGTTGTCAATGTCCACTGGCTCGTTGTCTATGAAGATCTGTTGCATGCAGCCATGGAAGGCATTCAGTTTTGTCTCACACCTGGCTGTGTTGTTGGTCTTAGGACAACCTGGAACCAAGAAGTAAAAAAGGTCCttcattggcaaaaaaaaacacactacaaggacagatatatatttatcctttatttacccaggagataaataaataccttttgcaagggggacctggcCAAATGGGAAAGATCTAAGATTATCCATTCTGCCTAAGGCTGTGATGGTGGATTGTGACTTCATGATGTCCCCAGTCAACTTTATTGCTCACCTCCAAAGACATATTGGTCACCAGTGCGCACCATGAAAGGGTTGGTGATTTTGAGAGGAGAGCCCTCGTCTTCATCGATGACCACCGTCACAAAGTTGTCCCTGGCCAGCACTTCTACCGTGTGCCAGAAGCCATCATTCAAGCGGTAACCTGAGGCAAGCAAGCAACCAATGATGTGACTCAGGGGTCCTTCCGgaatattacattcatttcattagTTACTCAGTTAAAATATACCTGCAACAACAAACTCCACAGTCCAATGCATAACAGCTGATTTAATTGGATTACTTTTATCCACACCTCCACAGGATAAAGGCTGAGTAAAAGGTAGAACAATTAAGCGATGACTACTTCCTGGAGCTCACCAGCACCAAACTGCAGCTTCTTCTTGCCAGGCTGGATGAGGGTGACGTTAACTTGGCCTTCACTCAGCCCAAGCTCCAGGGTGCCCAAACCATCAGCAAACCTGGTGAACATCAGCAGGCCCGTGTAGTCCCAGGAGCGGAATTTGAACTTCACTGCCATGCGCGGTTTACGGTTGAGCCCTGGCAACTGCAGATAGTTGTTTGGCCCAGCAAAGGTGAAGGGCTTCAGTATAAGGTCTGTGCAGGCGTAGCGTATGCTTCTCTGGGAGACCAGGGTGAGGGAGTAACAAGGGGTTTAAGACACAAAACAATCCATCAATCTCAAGCTTAGAGAGATGTATAATATGTACAGTCCAAATAAGGACATTTTATAGAAATGTTGTTCCATGGATACTGCTGAGCTggcacatttcaaatgaaatgctaCACCTGCCGACGAGGAATACGGATCTGTGGTTCCTCCCACTGGGCCATTTTGATGATGTTGACCCCATTGTAGAAGACGTTCTCCAGGCAGCCGCGGAAGTTGCTCTTATCAGGAAGGTGGGGCATGTTAGGTTCAATCACTCCTCCCACATATACCTTTGAATAAGAGTAAATTGCActcaatgctttttttaaagtatgagCTTGCAACACTATATCACTCAATCCACAGTAATTACGGGattctaaaatgaaaataaatctatgCTTCATAAAAAAGTGATACCATTAAGTTAAATAGTCCCATGGGCCTGATTTTTTTACTTGGGCATGACATGGCAAAATTTAACCCTATATAACTGAAGGATTGCAGACGCTCAGTGGGTGGGTCGAAGGTGAATGTGCATTCTGTTGCTGAAAGTATCACAGTTTCAGTTCTCAGGGAAATTAGATTCGTTGAAACTAATTCTGCCAGCCCCTATGCCGCATGCCACATAACCACTATTGTCGTATATTTAGTTTGTGGTTACAAAGAACATGTGATCACACCCATCCTTTAACGGTTGACCACACCCACCTGATTATCTAGGTCCAAGTAGGTGAACTCCCCATTGCAGATGACACTCTCTGTATGACTGTCCACTGTCAGGTTGACCTGCCGTCCATCACGCTTGATAGTGACATAGTGCCAGTGTTGGTCATCCAGGAGGTTACCCACAGTCACTGTGGTCAGGCCGTCTACCTGGTGGACAGGGCTACTCCCTGTGTAACACAGGAATGATTCAGACATATAGTTCAAAATAAACcatctggattttatttttttatttatttattttttatttttttgtgggaaaaacCTCCTGGAGTCATGTGTCTCCATTTAAATAGTCAGGTGGccaaatgtcaaaatgtaatattagagtAAGGGaacctgaataaacacaaaacacatttattgctgctaaaggtggtgcaaccagttttTAGGTTTAAGGCGGCAATAACTTTTTCAAATTGGtcatatgggtgtttgataacttttttcattaaataaataaaataatttttaaaatgtgttttgtatttattacgTTTTGTCTAAAGATTTGAAAGGATACAACACTAAACATTGTGTGGTGGCGGAGGTTTTGTCCATTTTCTGAAACCAGGAAGGACACTACACTATTATTTCTTTTGATAAATTAATTAAGCATGCATGCAATCATTTTCACCAATCATTAAACAAATTGCGTAAAACATGATGGAAGAGGCACGGCTAGTCTGGCTACCACTGATCAAATAGAGGTGCTTTGTTTTACCTTATTCACCAGCGAAGCAGTGGGACCCCAAGACATAGAGACCTTGTGACATCACTCACCCAGGCTGATGTGCAAATACAGGCGGCCATTCTTCAGCTCCAAGGTAAGGACATCCCCCTGCACACCCTCACTGTGCAGCAGCAACCCGTCCCGTTCAAGTGTCTTGAAGTTCAGAGCGATGTGGTCCTTCAGTGTACGAGACTTCCTCCTTGGAAACGTGTAGGCCAACATGTCGTCTCCATAGTACGACATGACGTAGGAGTCTTTCACATGCACAAAATTGGCGGGATGTCAGaaggcacatttaaaaatagccaCTTATTTTACTCTTTGTCAAAACAGCAGCTCCTAAAGCATTGTGTGAACATGGAACTGGTATAGTATGGTACAACCACACCTGTGGTAGAGGTACAAGCACTCAATGTTCAaaaatttatttgacagacagAAACtagataaatatgaatttaagtGAATTCTGTGTAATATTAAGATCATCCCacatttgatttcttttgttGCACGATTATGAACATTTTTGCTCTTCACTGTATGTAAGTGGTGGAGTTTAACCCTCACCATAGGGGCAGCCGAAGATCTCCAGTCGGACCCCAATTTTACCGCCCCACTGGGTGTTCCAGCCCAAGGGCAGGATACGCAGGTGTTTGGCAGTGAAGGCATAGTGGAAATTGTGCCTCTTCACTTGGTAGTAATTCCAGTTCCCTGACAGTGTCTAAGTAACAGAGAACAACACATTCATAAGCACAAAACTAAACTGAATAATTATGAAACATATCATTAAGAGTGCAGTTTGTGTTAATAATAATTGCGGCTTAATAATTTGAGTTAATTGTCACTGACATGCTGCATCAATCTTAAGATATCAATTTTTCAATCCAATGTTTGATacatgagacaaaaaaaaattcccaaaatGTGCGAAAGTTTGTCAAAATGTATGTTGACTCCATTATTGTACCAGTTTAATAAATCTAGGAAGACATATACCAAACGTATGCATATGATCCtcaacccccactcccccatacCGAGTTCCCCCCTCTTTGGATGTAAGGGGTCCAGGAGTCAGGTCGGTCCCCATAGAGCAATGTGTACTTAGTGATCCAGTCGTAGGAGTTGAAGGTGCCCTGGGTGGCGATGGCAACAATACGGTACTTCCTGTGCAGGTCAATCTGGAGCCAGGGCTGCTTGTCAGAAGGAGCTGGGGACCACCCACTACTCCCTGTGCCGAGTACAGCACATACGATAATATTCAGCTCTCTTCTCATGAACACACATTGTAAGCGCTGCACACATAATTAAGTCAATCAATCCATGTATCTATCTGTCTTTTCTCTATTGTATCACTACAATAGACAGATTGTCTAGCAAAGGTAGCTTGTTCCTCTATtgtgtgcaaatatatatacagtaaatatatttgCACATAATAGAAGATATAATATAGATATAATGATAGAAGATATAATATATAACGTTTCCATGCCAGTGTTTTATCAAATTATAGTAGGGTATATGTGTCAATATGTGTCAGACTTACCGTACAATCTGGCAAAGTTGGCAGAGTGCAAGATGTTATATCTGGAGGAAGCCAAGAATGAAGATGCATAGAGGTAAGGGGTCAAAGGATCAAGACATGGTCCTGGAGCAGAAGAGACACAGAAAGccatgtaaacattttttgttggtttttggAGCAAGCTATGATGcttgataattaaaataattaattctaCTATAGCCTTATCAATATCATCAAACGTTTCAACAGGGaaacaaaaaacttaatttaTGAGCAATTTCATGACAAAAGCGCATTCATCTCAAATATGAACACGACACGATTATAATAAGCACCCGGGAGCCCAGTGGTAATTGTGATTTTGACTGGTATACTAcaggcattatttttttttgtaatggacATAACTAATATAGATGGTAGCAAGCTAGGTAGGTAACTTTTTTTGGCCCTGTCCTGGCAAAATAATCCTTTGCTAAATGTTAACAATATAGCTAATATCAGGCTGATAAAGCAGGGGAAATCATTAAAGGGCAAGTGTGACAGTGACTCATTTTGCTACTCCCTCATCTATGCTCCTCTGACACCCCTCAAAACAGTGCCAAAACttcaaacaagaaaaacaagaacTGAGATCTAAGGGGGAAGAGACTTAACAAATGATAAGAAAAAGCAATCtataaaactttatttgcaACAGTTTGAACTACTTGTTAAAATCGGCTTGTTTTACTTTTGCCTAAGTaaaacaacttcatttatattttttctttgtttgtttttttactttttgaaagtTGATTCTTATGGCACAAAACTGACACCGCCCACTCCTATATATTTGGTCATCGCAGTAAATTTGGAGACATGCATCCATTATCTGAATCTGCAAGTAACTGTAAACATTTCATGTTTGATTACTGGCTATTAACTATCATTTTTATAGCTACTAAAtgacagaattattattattattattattttaataggaCATGACTAATGAAGATAACTATTCCAATaagggcggcacggtggtgcagtgaatggcgtgtgtgtcctgtgttgaattggcggcctgtccagggtgtattcctgcctcttgcccaattcacgctgggataggctccagcacctcccgtgaccctgcccaggataagtgggtatagatagtGAATGGATGGACAATTCCAATAAAggattcaaattaaaatggctgtgttTCTTTGGAAATCGTCACAAATACGGTATTACAGGGAGAATGGAGAGGATTACCACCTTAAAACAATTGCACAGCACTATAGAAGACACATGCGGTAAGAGACCACTGCTAAGAGAGCCTTGGatttgcttaaaaataaatgtatctaCTAAATTGGGTTAGCAATTTATTtagggcagtggttctcaaacttctcagtggttctgggag
Protein-coding sequences here:
- the cntnap1 gene encoding contactin-associated protein 1, with the protein product MNYKTLSASLLIFIGLQHCSSRPCLDPLTPYLYASSFLASSRYNILHSANFARLYGSSGWSPAPSDKQPWLQIDLHRKYRIVAIATQGTFNSYDWITKYTLLYGDRPDSWTPYIQRGGNSTLSGNWNYYQVKRHNFHYAFTAKHLRILPLGWNTQWGGKIGVRLEIFGCPYDSYVMSYYGDDMLAYTFPRRKSRTLKDHIALNFKTLERDGLLLHSEGVQGDVLTLELKNGRLYLHISLGSSPVHQVDGLTTVTVGNLLDDQHWHYVTIKRDGRQVNLTVDSHTESVICNGEFTYLDLDNQVYVGGVIEPNMPHLPDKSNFRGCLENVFYNGVNIIKMAQWEEPQIRIPRRQRSIRYACTDLILKPFTFAGPNNYLQLPGLNRKPRMAVKFKFRSWDYTGLLMFTRFADGLGTLELGLSEGQVNVTLIQPGKKKLQFGAGYRLNDGFWHTVEVLARDNFVTVVIDEDEGSPLKITNPFMVRTGDQYVFGGCPKTNNTARCETKLNAFHGCMQQIFIDNEPVDIDNILQWRWGSYSELLLGTCGITDRCTPNPCEHEGRCIQSWDDFLCLCENTGYKGEVCHMSVYKESCEAYRLSGKYISGNYTIDPDLSGPVKPFYVYCKMKAYKAWTVVRHNRIENTKVTGSTIDRPYLGDVEYYNASWAEVIALANTSEYCEQWIVYSCYKSRLLNTPNGRPFSYWIGRNNESHMYWGGAFMQSQKCGCAINRTCTDSRFYCNCDADYRLWASDAGWLNYKDHLPVLQVAVGDTNRTGSEAHFSIGPLRCHGDRNTWNAITFTKSTYIKFPPFKPGSSADISFHFRTTATHGVFLENSDFRHRNFIRVELNSTTNLLFVFMVGDGIINVTLRSPWPLNDDEWHFVQAEINVKGARLKVDYQPWAIRRFPGQTSVTMKFTEPLLVGAAWFKLRAFLGCLRGLRMNGVPVDLAGKVNETEGIRLNCTGLCLNTTLPCRNGGRCLEGYATYRCDCNNSAFDGYYCHKDIGAYFEAGSWLRYNIRTEAISDEAQWAHWMYPHNFSLGYNQTSDEIEFSFSTTQTPAILLYISSFVRDYIAVILKNDGSVDLRYRLGLIPRTYQVSSRNLADGFPHYINITRHNHTIRIQVDYAEPTRESMTLLEDIRFNSPKSMFLGRVMEVGDIDYEIQRHNAPGLIGCISGVRYNIYAPLKTYFRPNETDPPVTVQGYVVESNCGAFPPVQGLVPWEADPWYTGPVFYYIHDDLPTAPWLALIIFLIFGLIFLVVYVLYVNFYRYKGSYITNEPKSLESPSSAKPLTESEPEPEPRRRTKKNLPEIQEELTSE